AAGGCGCTGATGCCCGGCACCACGTGCAGGTGGTTGGCGGGCATCTGGTCAGCCAGGGCCTGCAACAGATAGGAGCTGGTGGCAAAGATCAGCGGATCGCCAAGGGTCACCTGAACTACGGATTGCCCGTTTGCGCAGCGTTGCACCACGTCGTCGGCCAGTTGTTGCCAGCGTTGGCGGGTTTTCTGATCGTTGCGCTCCATGGGGCAGCTGAGGACGATGATCTCCTGGTCGTTGAGGAACGGGCGCACAGCTTCGAGGGCGAGGCTTTTGGTGGCGGTTTTGGCTTGGGGCGACAGGATGACATCGCAGTGTTCGACCAGGCGGGCCGCGCGCAAGGTGAGCAGGTCCGGGGAGCCGGGGCCGATGCCGACGGCGTAGAAGTGGCCGGGCTCAGGTTTTATCGTGGTGAACTCTGTCATGCGTTTTCCTTTATTGGGTCATTAAATTCTTAAAATCACAAGCTTTAGGTCAAGATCAAGGTCGCCGGGACTCGCCCCGGCAGGCGACATCCTTTTGACTTGCCGCTCAAAAGGATGCAAAAACCGGCTGAACTTCTCCTGGACCTAGCTCAACCTGCAATGAGTCTTTTTCCGTTTTGCTTCACCGATTCGGCTCGCCGCCCTTTAGGTCGGCGAATCTTGCATATCATCTGCACTGGCGTAAAACGTTGATAATAGGCGCCCGTCTCTCTCTATTTTTCTCGTGGCCCCGATCTAACGGGTGGGGCGGTGCCCACCCTACAGTTGTCTGTTATTTAGTACCCAAGTCCTCCCGTTCAGCAGCGCCGAACGGAGTGAACGGTCACCGCGATGATCGTCGGCAAATGTCTGAGCGCCAGCGAGTTCTTGCCGACATCGCGGTGTTAGTGAACGCAGAGAGGGTACCCGCAGGGCGCAATGGTCGGGAGTCGTTTTTCCGTCTCTTTTGACGACGCAAAAGGGACCCGACGTGTGGGCGCGGAAGCCCACGTCACGTGCGTACTAACATCGCACACGCATGATCTCAACCAGAGCAACAACCCAACAAAAACAATCCCCTCCACTAACTCCAAAAACTCATCAACCCCAACGTACACACCAACAAAAACATCATCCGCAACACCTGCGCACTCACCGCCATTACCAAACCGGGCCGCGGCCCGAGAATCGCCACATAGGTCGGCAGAGCATGGCGCAGCGTGCGTAGCGGCGCCGTCACCATGGAGCCGAACAGGATGATGATCACCGCCTGATGGGTGGTGATGGCACCCGAGTCGATAAAGTTGGCCGCGGCAATGGCGCCGTTGTAGAGACTCAGCGCCTGGGCCGGAATCACCACCAGCGACTGCACCGGCAGAAAATCAAAGGTGAACAGTTGCGGCATTTCCTGCGCCAGCCAGGCGAACGCGCCGTAATATTCCAGCCCGGCCATCACCACAAAGGTCGGGATCAGGTAGATGATCAACCGGGTCAGGGTGAAGCGCGAGCGCTTCCACACCGTCGCCCAGAATGTCCCTTGTTTGCGGCGGCGCGGCTGGCGTGCCTCAGACTCCTCCACGGCACGCACCTCGTGTTGCTCGCCGATGCCCAGACGCAGCACGATCAGACGGCTGACCAGCAGGGTCACGACGATCTGGGCGACAATGGCCACCACGCGCACGCCGAACAGGGCGGCGGTGGCTTCCCAGCCGAACGCCAGACCGATGGGCACGACAAAGGTGGGCAGATGGGCGAACAGCGACAGCGCCGATACCACGTAGATGGATGTGTACAGTTCGCGGTTGCTGATCTGGCCGGTGTCGCGGTGCGATGCCAGCATGCTGTTGGCCACGGCCCCGGACTGAAACGCCATGAGAAACGCCGGTCCGGCTTCGCGCGACAGGCGACCGAGACCGGTGAGCGGCAGGGTCAGCACCGACAGCCAGCGCACGCAGCCCGACACCTCCAGCGCCTGACCGATGAGCACGCCGATGATGATGTAGGCCAGCAGCTCAGCCAGCATCATTCCTTTTCGCGGCCAGTAGAGCAGGTGACGTTTCCAGCGGCTGTAGGCCGACGATGTCGGGCGCTTCTTGCTTTCGGCGGCCAGGGTTTTGCCGGTCTGACCTTCCGGGGCCACGCGGTGACTCTTTTCGACCTGGGTCGATGGTGCAGTCACCGAGCCGGCCGTCGCGGTGGGCTGCGACGGCATGGTGGCAAACGTGTTGGCCCCGCACATCAGCAGTGCGGCGATGATCATGAGCAGGACAAGCGGTCTCACTTAATGTTTTTCTCCGCTCAATTCGGCCAGGACGCGGTCGAGGTGCTCAAAGTAGATCGCCAAGATAGCCGGATTCCAGCCCAGAGAGCGGCTGCAACTGGTGACTGGAGCCTGGATGATGTTTTTCCAGCTGTCCTCTTCGTCGCCGAGCACGTCGTTCATGATGTGATCGCCGGCGACGATCATCAGCGGCACAAAGTGAACCTGCTCAGGCTGGTGGGCTTTGACGGTTTCCAGACCGTCCGTGCCCGGTGTTCCTTCGACACTGGCCACGGTCAGCTTGGGGTAGCGTGCTTCAATGGCGGCGGCGAATTTTTCCAGTTGCACGTTGAACTCGGGATGGTGATCGTTGCCGTGGGCGACCACGACGGTGTCTTGGTCGGCGTTGATCTCCGGAGCCAGGGCGGCGATGGTTGCTTCAATGTCGGCATCGCTGGTCATCAGCGCATCGCCGAACGCGACTTGCAGGCCGCTGGTGTCGGCTTTGAGGACGGAGTTGTGCTCTTGGCCGGGCACCACGTGCAGGCTCTGGAAGGCGATCTTCTTCACACCGCGTGCGCGCAGGTCGGCGACCACTTCGGCGACAGTGTGGGTGATGATGCCGCGTTGTTTGAGTTTGTTGATGATCATCTGCGAGGTGAACGCCCACTGGATGTTGTAGTCGGGGTAGCGCTGGCGGGCTTGGGTGTCGATGAAGTCGAACACTTTTCGGGCTTCGTCGACGGAGGTGCCGAAGGCGACCAGGACGATGGCTGGGCGTTGGGTGGAGCTGGGGGTTGTGTTGGCGAATGTGGTGGACATGGTGGCTCCTATTGTTATAGCTATTGCTAATATGAGAAATTTGATGCGCATTTTGTTTCTCCTTTGTTTTTGACTTCAAGGTCTTAAGGTCAAGGTCGCCGGGACTCGCCCCGGCAGGCGACATCCTTTTGACTTGCCGCTCAAAAGGATGCAAAAACCGGCTGAACTTCTCCTGAACCTGGACCCACCTACACTGTGTCTGTTTCCGTTTTGCTTCACCGATTCGGCTCGCCGCCCTTTAGGTCGGCGAATCTTGCAACTCATCACCTCTGGCGTAAAACGTTGATAACACTCTTTTGTCTTTCTTTATCTCTGGTGTGGCACCGATTAAACGGGTGGGGCGGTGCCCACCCTACAGTTGTCTGTTATTTAGCAGCCCAGTCCTCCCGTTCAGCAGCGCCGAACGGAGTGAACGGTTACCGCGATGATTGTCGGCAAATGTCTGAGCGCCAGCGAGTTCTTGCCGACATCGCGGTGTTAGTGAACGCAGAGAGGGAACCCGATAGGGCGCAATGGTCGGGAGTCGATTTTGCGTTACTTTTGTCGACGCAAAAGTAACCCGACGTGCGGGCGCGGAAGCCCGCGTCACGTGGGAACCAAGCAACGCAAACGGATGAACTCAGCCAGAGCAGCCAGACTCAACTTCTCACCAACCCACACAACGCATGCAAACAAGCCACCGCCAGCGGACTGCCACCCCGTCGCCCCTCAATCACAATGTAAGGCACACCAGTGGTCTGCAGCTCCTGCTTACTCTCCAACACATGAACAAACCCCACGGGCATGCCGATCACCAGCGCCGGGCGTAACCCCTCTTCGAGGATCAGCCGGTTGATCTCCAGCAACGCCACCGGTGCGTTGCCGATG
This is a stretch of genomic DNA from uncultured Desulfuromonas sp.. It encodes these proteins:
- a CDS encoding precorrin-2 C(20)-methyltransferase encodes the protein MRAARLVEHCDVILSPQAKTATKSLALEAVRPFLNDQEIIVLSCPMERNDQKTRQRWQQLADDVVQRCANGQSVVQVTLGDPLIFATSSYLLQALADQMPANHLHVVPGISAFQTSASRFAEVLTLQEDRLTLMSATNLDAVTQALDHCETLVLYKAGGCIEALMDLLRRRNLLSRARLVSCGEQGNHELLVDDLSQWTMTPLSYMTTLIVKIGQRGWQENAAS
- a CDS encoding nucleoside recognition protein yields the protein MRPLVLLMIIAALLMCGANTFATMPSQPTATAGSVTAPSTQVEKSHRVAPEGQTGKTLAAESKKRPTSSAYSRWKRHLLYWPRKGMMLAELLAYIIIGVLIGQALEVSGCVRWLSVLTLPLTGLGRLSREAGPAFLMAFQSGAVANSMLASHRDTGQISNRELYTSIYVVSALSLFAHLPTFVVPIGLAFGWEATAALFGVRVVAIVAQIVVTLLVSRLIVLRLGIGEQHEVRAVEESEARQPRRRKQGTFWATVWKRSRFTLTRLIIYLIPTFVVMAGLEYYGAFAWLAQEMPQLFTFDFLPVQSLVVIPAQALSLYNGAIAAANFIDSGAITTHQAVIIILFGSMVTAPLRTLRHALPTYVAILGPRPGLVMAVSAQVLRMMFLLVCTLGLMSFWS
- a CDS encoding sirohydrochlorin cobaltochelatase is translated as MSTTFANTTPSSTQRPAIVLVAFGTSVDEARKVFDFIDTQARQRYPDYNIQWAFTSQMIINKLKQRGIITHTVAEVVADLRARGVKKIAFQSLHVVPGQEHNSVLKADTSGLQVAFGDALMTSDADIEATIAALAPEINADQDTVVVAHGNDHHPEFNVQLEKFAAAIEARYPKLTVASVEGTPGTDGLETVKAHQPEQVHFVPLMIVAGDHIMNDVLGDEEDSWKNIIQAPVTSCSRSLGWNPAILAIYFEHLDRVLAELSGEKH